AGGGCGCTGGAAAGATGTGTATGGAGTAGGCTGACTTTAACCTCAGGTTTTGAATATATGACACCCAAAGCACAGGAACGTGACTGGCTGACCCTTGGTCGGGAGACTCTCGACATCGAAATTGAAGGGTTGCGCCGGGTACGTGACAGGCTGAACGGGAGTTTCATTCAGGCGCTTGAAATTATGGGTGGCTGCACAGGTCGTGTGGTTGTTACAGGCATCGGCAAGTCCGGGCTTGTTGGCCGCAAGATCGCAGCCACTCTTTCGAGCACTGGAACCCCCTCCTTTTTTTTGCATCCTGTTGAGGGCGCTCACGGCGACCTTGGGATGCTTCGCTCCGAAGATGTGGTGCTGGCACTCTCCAACTCTGGAGAGACAGATGAGCTGAACGCCATCTTGCCCGCGCTGCGCACTCTTGGACTCAAGGTTGTTGGCATTACAGGAAATCTCCAGTCGACTCTGGCGTCTCTTTCTGATGTGGCTCTCGACAGCGGTGTCGAGCGCGAAGCCTGCCCCCTTGGTCTTGCTCCCACAGCCAGCACAACCGCCCAGCTCGCCCTTGGTGATGCTCTGGCCTCCTGCCTGGTCACGTGGAACCGTTTTGAAAAAGATGATTTTGCCCAGCGCCACCCCGGTGGTTCTCTTGGGCAGCGCCTGCGGGCCTGCGTGCAGCATTTGATGCATGTGGACGATCTGCCGACGGCCGATCATACGCTTCCCTTTGCCGAGGCATTGGTTGCGCTTGATGCTGGCGGACTTGGCGCACTTGCCATTACAGACGCTTCTGGCGTTTTGCATGGCATTTTGACTGACGGTGACGTGCGCAGAATGCTGTGCAGCGGAACTCCAGACATGAACGTCGCGGTGGAAGATGTGATGACATCAGAGCCGCTTTGTGTACGTCCTGACGTGACGGCTGCCGAAGTTCTTGATATTATGGAGACTCGCGAAGTGACCGTTATCCCCGTGGTGGACAGTGAGAAAAAGCTTGTTGGTATGGTCCACCTCCATGATCTGCTTGGTAAGGGACGCCTCAAGTTCTCTGCCTAGCATGACCTCAGGAAACTGAATGCAAACTACTCCTTCCGCTCTTGAAAACCGAGTTTTAGGATGCCGGCCAGAGCTACTGGCCGGCCTTCTTATTTTTGCTGTTACCCTTGCCCGTATTCTTTTTGTGCTCTCTGGTCAGCTTGATCTTGTTCAGGACGAAGCCCAGTACTGGGACTGGTCCCGAACCTTTCAGCTGTCCTATTTTACCAAGGGACCGCTCATTGCATGGATTAATGCAGCGGGAACAGCCGTTTTTGGTGACACCACCTTTGGTGTTCGCGTTGGGGCCATTCTTGGCTCCGCACTGATGCAGTGTATCTTGTTCCTTGGTGTGGCAAAGCTCTGGAAGCGTCCCCGCCTTGGTCTGCTTTCACTGGTCGTTCTGAACTGTTCGCTTTTGGCAATGGCCTCTGGCGTGCTCATGACCACAGACAATCCGCTTATGGTTTGCTGGATGGGCGCACTCTTTTCCATGTACTGGGCCTATCAGAAGCCGGAGCGCATCGCACCGTATGTGCTGCTGGCACTGGCGCTGGCCGTGGGCAATCTTGCCAAGTACATGATGCTGGCCTTTGCTGCTGTGGCGTTTGTCTTTGTCTGGCTGCTGCATCGGCGGGGCATGGCAGAAAAGCGTTTTGTGACGCGGTTGACCGTGGCACTTCTCGTGGGAACGCTGCTGGGATTCCTCCCGATTCTTATCTGGAACATGCAGAATGACTACGCCGGAGTGCGGCACGTCCTGCACCTTGGCGGTGTGTCTGGTTCCAGAGCGCAGTCCTTTATTCGCTTTGACAGATTCCCGGAATACATTGGAAGCCAGTTTGGTCTTCTTTTGCCGTGGTGGTTCATTTTTACCCTGCTTGGAGCCTGGGGCAGCATTCAGGCTCTGCGGAAAAATCCCGGCCGGGGCATCCAGTATGCCAAGGCGCAGGATTACGCACAGAATGCCTTGCTGGTCGCGGGCTTCTGGCCTATCTGGGGCTTTTTTATTTTCTGGTCTTTCCATACCAAAATTAATCCAAACTGGTCCGCCGTGAGCTACGCCTCTGGTTTTATTCTTGCTGCGGCTGCATGGAATGCGGTGTGGAAGCGACGTGGTGGGAAGAACTGGCGCGTGTGGCCGTGGCCGATTATTGGCGCCATGCTCATGACCATTCTGATGGTTCATGATGCGTTGCCAATTCCGTGGCGCTACGAGGGCACGTTGCCCATCGTGGGCAAGGTCCACATCGAGAACCCCATCATGCATCTGAAAGGCTGGGATGATTTGGGTGACAAGCTTGATGAGCTTCGCAATACCCAGTTCGACAATCCTGAGCATGTCTTTTTCTTTGGCGACAACTATGATGTGACCTCTGCGCTGTCGTGGAGTGTTCCCGGCAAGGAACGTGCGTATTGCCTGCCGGGTGGTCGTCGACTCAACCAGTATGACTTGTGGCCCGGTCCGCAGGACAAGACTGGCTGGGATGCGATTTTTGTTATGAAAAAATTCAAGGGCCAGCATGATTCTCTCCTGAAATATTTTGAAAAGTATGAGAGAATCCCATACCAGTCCATGCATGCAGGACGTCCGGCCCGCCGATTTACTGTGTATTTGTGTTATGGTTTCAAAGGAAACTGGCCGCCAGTAACTGGAACTGGATACTAGCTATGAGTGATTCGTGTATGTGCGCGGCCTGCGCCAGAAGAGGGCAGTGTTGTTGTGAAGTCCTGCCAGAGGACATCCCGCACTGTTTCCCACTGTCGCAGGCAGATGTGGAGCGGATAGAGGCTGCGACTGGAATTCCGGGAAAGGGCATTGCCCGGCAGGAAACTGTACCAGCCCTTGTGCAAAGTCTTGAGCGGCTCTTTCCTGAGTGCAAGGATTTGTTGCAGGAAAAAGTGCAGATTGGGGGCCAGCATTTGCGGCTGGCTCTTGAGGACGGCGCCTGTGTTTTTCTTGGAAGCGAAGGCTGT
This genomic stretch from Desulfobaculum bizertense DSM 18034 harbors:
- a CDS encoding KpsF/GutQ family sugar-phosphate isomerase, with product MTPKAQERDWLTLGRETLDIEIEGLRRVRDRLNGSFIQALEIMGGCTGRVVVTGIGKSGLVGRKIAATLSSTGTPSFFLHPVEGAHGDLGMLRSEDVVLALSNSGETDELNAILPALRTLGLKVVGITGNLQSTLASLSDVALDSGVEREACPLGLAPTASTTAQLALGDALASCLVTWNRFEKDDFAQRHPGGSLGQRLRACVQHLMHVDDLPTADHTLPFAEALVALDAGGLGALAITDASGVLHGILTDGDVRRMLCSGTPDMNVAVEDVMTSEPLCVRPDVTAAEVLDIMETREVTVIPVVDSEKKLVGMVHLHDLLGKGRLKFSA
- a CDS encoding ArnT family glycosyltransferase, whose amino-acid sequence is MQTTPSALENRVLGCRPELLAGLLIFAVTLARILFVLSGQLDLVQDEAQYWDWSRTFQLSYFTKGPLIAWINAAGTAVFGDTTFGVRVGAILGSALMQCILFLGVAKLWKRPRLGLLSLVVLNCSLLAMASGVLMTTDNPLMVCWMGALFSMYWAYQKPERIAPYVLLALALAVGNLAKYMMLAFAAVAFVFVWLLHRRGMAEKRFVTRLTVALLVGTLLGFLPILIWNMQNDYAGVRHVLHLGGVSGSRAQSFIRFDRFPEYIGSQFGLLLPWWFIFTLLGAWGSIQALRKNPGRGIQYAKAQDYAQNALLVAGFWPIWGFFIFWSFHTKINPNWSAVSYASGFILAAAAWNAVWKRRGGKNWRVWPWPIIGAMLMTILMVHDALPIPWRYEGTLPIVGKVHIENPIMHLKGWDDLGDKLDELRNTQFDNPEHVFFFGDNYDVTSALSWSVPGKERAYCLPGGRRLNQYDLWPGPQDKTGWDAIFVMKKFKGQHDSLLKYFEKYERIPYQSMHAGRPARRFTVYLCYGFKGNWPPVTGTGY